One window of Cataglyphis hispanica isolate Lineage 1 chromosome 12, ULB_Chis1_1.0, whole genome shotgun sequence genomic DNA carries:
- the LOC126853411 gene encoding protein UBASH3A homolog, which yields MATLPPRKNPTPTKISKQHLTPLQTLLQLGFPKHRAERALAATGYRGVQLASDWLLAHVRDPTLDSDIQRQYVLYACPTGSLAEQLELFWSESKDLGWNGAHSFIPHITLISFFNAPDECTEELVNALENVVQDGLHEHIELETYVSPNFMGLFVKDVNAEGLKNIAVRYANKINALGITAEPQIKSLHLTLAYQFPSNLFQPLRSMVEKLRPNTSANWELRLYSRDSRLQNLHVHKVTHAHVPREHDELELRVGDYIYVPEGACSASTDGWVEGISWLTGISGHFPLNHTKRTAESDSWTLHTTVPIINVKCESTEEEEIPKVRRPPPVLSPSDSVDTPDGIPIADEPMAASEAPQAPSREIFICRHGERVDFTFGTWIPYCFESNGSYVRRDLNMPKEVPSRNIQDFQNDSPLTTVGEMQASLVGEAMKSSSIKIDVAFTSPSLRCVQTLAHILKGFESDIPIKVEPGLIEWLAWYPNGIPVWMTSEELVKAGFNVDLDYDPIVKAKELPPKENAAQYYERSYELIKKIIENTVGNILIVAHAASLAACTKQLTGGKVPPAAEVTRLVQRVPYLACLTARQGIDGWQLHSPPFPPITHTSNSRFDWKVLM from the exons ATGGCGACGTTGCCGCCGCGGAAAAATCCGACTCCTACGAAAATTTCGAAACAGCATTTGACACCATTGCAAACGCTCCTGCAGTTGGGTTTCCCAAAACACCGAGC GGAAAGGGCATTAGCTGCAACAGGATATCGTGGTGTGCAATTAGCTTCAGATTGGCTGCTGGCACATGTGAGGGATCCAACTTTGGATTCTGATATACAGCGGCAATATGTTCTGTATGCTTGTCCGACAGGATCATTAGCTGAACAGCTCGAGCTGTTTTGGTCAGAAAGTAAAGATCTAGGGTGGAACGGTGCTCACAGCTTTATACCGCATATTACTCTTATCTCCTTCTTCAAT gcCCCTGATGAATGTACAGAAGAATTAGTAAATGCTCTTGAGAATGTGGTTCAGGATGGATTACATGAACATATTGAGCTAGAGACATATGTTTCGCCTAATTTTATGGGCCTTTTTGTCAAGGATGTAAATGCGGAAGGACTGAAAAACATTGCTGTTCGCTAtgccaataaaattaatgctcTAGGTATCACTGCCGAACCGCAAATAAAATCTCTGCATCTTACACTGGCTTACCAGTTCCCCAGCAATTTATTCCAGCCCCTTCGCTCGATGGTCGAAAAATTAAGGCCGAACACGTCGGCTAACTGGGAGCTTAGATTATACTCGAGGGATTCAAGATTACAAAATTTGCATGTGCACAAAGTGACGCACGCCCATGTGCCCCGGGAACACGACGAATTAGAATTAAGAGTAGGAGATTACATTTACGTTCCAGAGGGAGCGTGTAGCGCATCCACAGACGGCTGGGTAGAGGGTATCTCTTGGTTGACCGGGATATCGGGTCATTTTCCATTGAACCATACCAAGAGGACTGCAGAATCGGATTCGTGGACATTGCACACTACTGTGCCGATCATTAATGTTAAATGTGAGAGCACAGAAGAGGAGGAGATCCCAAAAGTTAGAAGACCACCGCCGGTTCTGTCTCCGAGCGACTCCGTTGATACACCTGATGGGATTCCCATCGCCGATGAACCA ATGGCAGCATCAGAAGCACCTCAAGCACCGTCCAGAGAGATCTTCATATGTCGACATGGCGAGAGAGTGGATTTTACTTTTGGCACATGGATACCGTATTGTTTCGAGTCAAACGGTTCCTATGTGCGCCGTGACTTGAATATGCCCAAGGAAGTACCATCCAGGAACATCCAGGACTTTCAAAATGACAGCCCGTTGACCACCGTAGGTGAGATGCAGGCAAGTTTGGTAGGTGAAGCCATGAAGTCATCGAGTATTAAGATTGATGTAGCCTTCACGTCGCCGTCGTTGCGTTGCGTTCAGACGCTCGCCCATATTCTAAAGGGATTCGAATCTGACATTCCGATCAAAGTAGAGCCAGGTTTGATAGAATGGTTGGCATGGTATCCAAATGGCATACCTGTCTGGATGACTTCCGAAGAGTTGGTAAAGGCAGGTTTCAATGTGGATCTTGATTACGATCCGATCGTAAAAGCTAAAGAGCTTCCTCCAAAAGAGAATGCCGCGCAGTATTATGAACGTAGTTACGAGCTAATCAAAAAGATCATAGAAAATACAgttggtaatattttaatagtggCACATGCAGCTTCTTTAGCAGCTTGCACCAAACAATTGACTGGTGGTAAGGTACCCCCGGCAGCCGAAGTAACTAGATTAGTTCAAAGAGTACCTTATCTGGCGTGCTTGACTGCACGTCAAGGTATAGATGGCTGGCAGCTCCATTCTCCTCCCTTTCCACCGATTACTCATACTAGCAATAGCAGATTCGATTGGAAGGTTctaatgtaa
- the LOC126853419 gene encoding electron transfer flavoprotein subunit beta, with product MARVLVGVKRVIDYAVKIRVKPDKSGVVTDGIKHSMNPFDEIAIEEAVRMKEKKIAQEVIAVSCGPAQSQDTIRTALAMGADRGIHVEVSGPEYQTLQPIHVSKILAKLAQEEKVDLIILGKQAIDDDNNQTAQMTAGVLDWPAGTFCSKVENNNGELTVTREIDGGLEVIKMKTPAVLSADLRLNEPRYATLPNIMKAKKKPIKKITPKDLGVDTTPRIEILSVEDPPARQAGAILPDVDTLISKLKEGGHI from the exons ATGGCACGTGTGCTTGTAGGTGTAAAAAGAGTAATAGATTATGCAGTAAAg attCGTGTCAAACCAGATAAATCTGGAGTGGTTACGGATGGCATTAAACATTCGATGAATCCCTTTGATGAGATAGCTATAGAGGAAGCAGttagaatgaaagaaaagaaaattgcccAAGAAGTGATAGCGGTCAGCTGTGGACCAGCTCAGTCGCAGGATACAATTAGGACTGCGCTCGCCATGGGTGCAGACCGTGGCATTCACGTAGAAGTATCTGGCCCTGAATACCAGACATTGCAGCCTATTCATGTCTCAAAGATATTGGCAAAATTGGCGCAAGAAGAGAAAGTGGATTTGATAATACTTGGCAAACAAGCCATAGATGATGATAACAATCAAACTGCACAAATGACTGCCGGTGTCTTGGATTGGCCAGCTGGAACATTTTGCAGTAAG gTTGAGAACAATAATGGTGAATTGACTGTTACACGTGAAATTGATGGTGGATTAGAGGTAATTAAGATGAAAACTCCTGCAGTCTTGAGCGCCGATCTTCGCTTGAATGAACCGCGTTACGCGACTTTGCCAAATATTATGAAAGCTAAGAAAAAACCCATTAAAAAGATTACTCCGAAAGATCTCGGAGTAGATACAACGCCGAGAATTGAGATACTCTCGGTAGAAGATCCACCAGCTAGGCAGGCTGGTGCCATATTACCGGACGTCGACACCTTGATAAGCAAATTGAAGGAAGGCGGCCACATTTAG
- the LOC126853409 gene encoding protein crooked neck, whose product MEKSQKMPKVAKVKNKAPAEIQITAEQLLREAKERDLEILPPPPKQKISDPHELADYQHRKRKAFEDIIRKNRMIITNWTKYAQWEESQKQIQRARSIYERALEVDHRNIALWLKYTEMEMRNRQVNHARNLWDRAVTLLPRANQFWYKYTYMEETLENIAGARQVFERWMEWEPDEQAWQTYIKFELRYKEIDRARQIYERFVMVHPDVKHWIKYARFEESYGFIKGARAVYERAVSFYGDEGLDEKLFLAFAKFEEGQREHDRARVIYKYALDHLPKSNTQEIYKAYTIHEKKYGDRSGIEDVIVSKRKYQYEQEIKENPSNYDAWFDYLRLVESEGNVDVIRETYERAIANVPPTKEKQFWRRYIYLWIKYALFEELEAKDIERCRQVYKVCLDLIPHKQFTFSKIWLLYAYFEIRQKNLAKARKTLGLALGICPSDKLFRNYIDLEIQLVEFDRCRKLYEKFLEFGPENCTTWMRFAELETRLGEIDRARAIYECAVARPRLDMPELLWKSYIDFEIAQGETENARQLFERLLERTLHVKVWIAYAKFELLNPQLEDNPDNVVLARRIFERGNDALRSSGDTESRVLLLEAWKDFESEKGTAESLAKIMEKMPRRVKKKRRVVGEDGSDDGWEEVLDFVFPEDESQRPNLKFLASAKAWRKKSES is encoded by the coding sequence atggaAAAATCACAGAAAATGCCCAAAGTGGCAAAGGTAAAAAACAAAGCGCCCGCGGAGATACAAATCACCGCGGAGCAGTTGTTGCGTGAAGCAAAGGAGCGCGACTTGGAGATACTGCCGCCACCGccgaaacaaaaaatatcagatcCTCATGAACTCGCGGACTACCAGCATCGCAAGCGCAAAGCGTTCGAGGATATAATTCGTAAAAACCGCATGATTATTACGAATTGGACTAAGTACGCGCAATGGGAGGAATCGCAAAAACAGATACAGCGAGCGAGATCCATCTACGAGCGAGCGCTGGAAGTGGATCATCGAAATATTGCATTATGGCTCAAATATACGGAGATGGAAATGCGCAATCGACAGGTAAATCACGCCAGAAATTTATGGGATAGGGCGGTGACCCTGCTGCCGCGGGCCAATCAATTCTGGTATAAATACACTTATATGGAAGAGACTTTGGAGAATATCGCTGGTGCACGTCAAGTTTTTGAGCGATGGATGGAGTGGGAACCGGACGAGCAGGCCTGGCAGACATACATAAAGTTCGAGCTTCGTTACAAGGAGATAGATCGAGCTCGACAAATCTATGAGCGCTTTGTAATGGTTCATCCAGATGTGAAGCACTGGATAAAGTACGCCCGCTTCGAAGAGTCGTATGGATTCATCAAGGGTGCGCGTGCGGTATATGAACGAGCTGTAAGCTTTTATGGAGACGAAGGTCTTGATGAGAAGCTGTTTTTGGCGTTCGCCAAATTCGAAGAGGGTCAACGAGAACACGATCGTGCTcgtgtaatttacaaatacGCGCTCGATCATTTACCGAAGAGCAACACTCAGGAGATCTACAAGGCGTATACGATTCACGAAAAGAAGTACGGCGATCGCTCAGGTATCGAAGACGTAATAGTCAGTAAGCGGAAATATCAATACGAACAGGAGATTAAAGAGAATCCCTCTAATTACGACGCGTGGTTCGATTACTTGAGATTGGTGGAGTCGGAAGGTAACGTTGACGTGATTCGTGAAACTTATGAGCGAGCGATAGCTAATGTGCCGCCCACCaaggaaaaacaattttgGCGAAGATACATCTATTTATGGATCAAGTACGCTCTTTTCGAGGAACTTGAGGCAAAGGATATCGAACGGTGCCGACAGGTGTACAAAGTATGCCTCGACCTTATACCGCACAAGCAATTTACCTTTTCGAAAATCTGGCTTCTTTACGCGTACTTCGAGATACGACAAAAGAATCTGGCTAAGGCGAGAAAAACATTGGGATTGGCGTTGGGAATATGTCCATCGGACAAGCTTTTCCGAAACTATATTGATCTCGAGATACAGCTGGTGGAGTTTGATCGTTGTCGGAAGCTTTACGAGAAATTCCTCGAGTTTGGGCCGGAGAACTGCACCACTTGGATGCGATTCGCCGAGCTGGAGACGCGATTGGGCGAGATAGATCGCGCCCGGGCGATATACGAATGCGCTGTCGCACGACCTCGGCTGGACATGCCGGAGCTGCTGTGGAAATCGTATATCGATTTTGAAATTGCCCAAGGCGAGACGGAAAACGCCCGTCAGCTGTTCGAACGATTGTTAGAGCGTACGTTACATGTCAAGGTCTGGATAGCGTATGCAAAATTTGAGCTACTCAATCCGCAGCTGGAGGATAACCCAGACAACGTCGTTTTGGCGAGACGTATCTTCGAGCGCGGAAACGACGCGCTGAGATCCAGCGGCGATACCGAGAGTCGAGTATTGCTATTGGAAGCGTGGAAAGATTTCGAGAGTGAGAAGGGCACCGCGGAAAGTCTCGCGAAGATTATGGAGAAAATGCCGCGTAGGGTGAAGAAGAAGAGGCGCGTCGTCGGCGAAGACGGCAGCGACGACGGCTGGGAGGAAGTTTTAGACTTTGTATTTCCAGAAGACGAATCGCAGAGGCCGAACCTAAAGTTTTTGGCTTCTGCAAAGGCTTGGAGAAAGAAAAGCGAAtcttaa
- the LOC126853418 gene encoding transcription initiation factor IIB, whose product MASSSRNDTNKICCYAHPDAPLIEDYRAGDQICSECGLVVGDRVIDVGSEWRTFSNEKSGIDPSRVGGPENPLLNGADLSTMIGPGTGAASFDGFGTAKYQNRRTMSSSDRALLNAFREINGMADRINLPKTIVDRANTLFKQVHDGKNLKGRANDAIASACLYIACRQEGVPRTFKEICAVSKISKKEIGRCFKLILKALETSVDLITTGDFMSRFCSNLGLPNMVQRAATHIARKAVEIDIVPGRSPISVAAAAIYMASQASEDKRSQKEIGDIAGVADVTIRQSYKLMYPHASKLFPEDFRFATPIDQLPQM is encoded by the exons ATGGCAAGTTCATCACG AAATGATACAAATAAGATTTGTTGTTACGCACATCCAGATGCCCCACTTATAGAAGATTACAGAGCAGGAGACCAGATTTGCTCGGAATGCGGATTAGTTGTAGGGGATAG AGTGATAGATGTAGGTTCTGAATGGAGAACATTTAGCAATGAAAAATCAGGAATAGATCCATCGCGTGTTGGTGGACCGGAGAATCCTCTTTTGAATGGTGCAGATTTGTCCACAATGATTGGACCTGGAACGGGCGCTGCATCTTTTGATGGTTTTGGTACTGCCAAATATCAAAATCGGCGTACa atgagCAGTTCTGACAGAGCTCTGCTTAATGCATTTCGCGAAATCAATGGTATGGCAGATCGTATTAATTTGCCAAAAACTATTGTGGACAGAGCTAATACGTTGTTTAAGCAAGTGCACGATGGCAAAAACTTGAAAGGTCGCGCGAACGATGCGATCGCTTCGGCGTGTTTGTACATCGCCTGTCGGCAGGAGGGCGTGCCGCGCACATTCAAAGAGATTTGCGCCGTCAGCAAGATAAGCAAGAAAGAGATTGGTCGATGTTTCAAGTTGATTCTCAAGGCCCTTGAAACAAGCGTCGATCTCATTACTACAGGCGATTTTATGTCTAGATTCTGCTCCAATCTTGGTCTTCCCAATATGGTGCAGAGGGCTGCTACACATATTGCCAGGAAAGCTGTGGAGATTGATATTGTACCTGGCAGATCGCCTATTTCAGTTGCAGCTGCAGCGATTTACATGGCATCACAG gCTTCAGAAGACAAGAGGTCGCAGAAGGAAATTGGAGATATTGCAGGTGTTGCAGATGTTACAATTCGACAATCGTACAAATTAATGTATCCACATGCCAGTAAGCTCTTCCCAGAAGATTTCAGATTTGCCACACCGATCGATCAGTTACCGCAGATGTAA
- the LOC126853421 gene encoding exocyst complex component 4 encodes MNTIPPVKPPRGIKPTKETSGLLISVIRALSASETNEQREIEKAKLEKEYKRSDQRLEELVSLYDQDLMEVMQIFSALSEKVTSLREKIHAVKENLNACKQLLRCKREELLNLWLEGIEHKQVLHLLKDVSSDSCGRIISLTEPEPLQLPNISHDPLADQ; translated from the exons ATGAATACGATACCTCCTGTTAAACCACCGCGTGGGATTAAGCCGACGAAAGAAACG AGTGGTCTATTGATCTCTGTGATTCGTGCTTTATCAGCAAGCGAGACAAATGAACAACGGGAGATTGAAAAGGCTAAGTTGGAAAAAGAGTACAAACGTAGCGATCAACGCTTGGAAGAATTAGTTTCATTGTATGATCAAGATCTCATGGAAGTTATGCAA atatttagTGCATTATCTGAGAAGGTCACATCATTGCGAGAAAAAATTCATGCTGTAAAGGAGAATTTAAATGCCTGTAAGCAATTATTAAGATGTAAACGAGAGGAGTTATTGAATTTGTGGCTAGAAGGAATAGAACACAAACAAGTTTTACATCTTCTAAAAGACGT gTCATCAGATTCATGCGGacgtataatatctttaacagAGCCTGAGCCATTACAATTACCCAATATATCACATGATCCCTTAGcagatcaataa